A region of Gadus morhua chromosome 18, gadMor3.0, whole genome shotgun sequence DNA encodes the following proteins:
- the nherf1a gene encoding LOW QUALITY PROTEIN: Na(+)/H(+) exchange regulatory cofactor NHE-RF1a (The sequence of the model RefSeq protein was modified relative to this genomic sequence to represent the inferred CDS: inserted 2 bases in 2 codons) — protein sequence MSNLRPKRCTLEKGPDGYGFHLHGEKGKTGQFIRLVEPDSPAAAAGLLAGDRLVFVNGESVDGASHQQVVAKIRVTVGDLELIVVDDETAELLKKHGLKCRVEYVTEGIPVPGEDTQSNGTSAAGSRGSSPAPPENGEIPLHRLSVSSNKEASEGLRPRLCHMAKGANGYGFNLHSEKSKPGQFIRXVDDHSPAQRAGLLPXDKILQVNSMSVAGMQHAEVVATIKAGGEDTSMLVVDSEADAYFTSCNVLPTEEHLRGPLPVRKSRDSTDGVNSKTAADLNPASPLRHSSSSSSSSNSSLPATTPAVTMDAVPAPAGGLSMSLAQVKERAHQKRMAKKAPAMDWSKRNELFSNL from the exons ATGTCAAATCTCCGACCGAAGCGGTGCACTTTAGAGAAGGGTCCGGACGGCTACGGCTTCCATCTGCACGGAGAGAAGGGGAAGACGGGCCAGTTCATCCGGCTGGTAGAGCCCGACTCCCCGGCTGCGGCCGCCGGACTGCTCGCCGGCGACCGCCTTGTTTTCGTCAACGGGGAGAGTGTAGACGGGGCCAGCCACCAGCAAGTGGTCGCCAAGATCCGGGTGACCGTGGGAGACCTGGAGCTGATCGTCGTGGACGACGAGACCGCGGAGCTCCTGAAGAAACACGGCCTGAAGTGCCGCGTAGAGTATGTGACGGAAGGCATCCCCGTGCCCGGGGAGGACACCCAGAGCAACGGGACGTCCGCAGCGGGGTCTAGAGGGTCCAGCCCGGCCCCGCCAGAGAACGGAGAGATCCCCCTGCACAGGCTGAGTGTTAGCTCCAATAAG GAGGCGAGTGAAGGGCTTCGGCCGCGTCTGTGTCACATGGCAAAGGGAGCCAACGGCTACGGCTTCAACCTGCACAGCGAAAAGTCCAAACCGGGCCAGTTCATCC CCGTGGACGACCACTCCCCCGCCCAGAGGGCCGGCCTGCTGC GAGACAAGATCCTGCAG gtgaacaGCATGTCAGTAGCAGGCATGCAGCATGCGGAGGTGGTGGCCACCATCAAAGCCGGGGGCGAGGATACCTCCATGCTGGTGGTGGACTCTGAGGCCGACGCCTACTTCACCAGCTGCAACGTCCTACCCACCGAGGAGCACCTGAGAG GTCCTCTTCCAGTACGCAAATCACGTGACTCCACAGATGGG GTCAACAGTAAGACAGCAGCTGACCTCAACCCGGCCTCGCCCTTGAGGCATTCCTCGtccagctcttcctcctccaactcctccctgCCAGCCACGACTCCAGCCGTCACCATGGAC GCCGTGCCAGCACCAGCGGGGGGTCTGAGCATGTCCCTGGCCCAGGTCAAGGAGAGGGCCCACCAGAAACGCATGGCCAAAAAGGCCCCCGCCATGGACTGGAGCAAGAGGAACGAGCTCTTCAGCAACCTATAG